A single genomic interval of Chlamydia sp. harbors:
- the coaE gene encoding dephospho-CoA kinase (Dephospho-CoA kinase (CoaE) performs the final step in coenzyme A biosynthesis.): MLDLLKISVTGDPSSGKTEACQVFEDLGAFVISADKVSHSFLVPYTSVGQRVVDLLGPEIIIENTLSRKAIADKVFGNRDLLLSLEKILHPEVCRVVEENYVHVAQEQKYSLFVVEVPLLYEIQYADWFDRVILISADIGIRKERFVKKTEGSDASFDLRCARFSALEEKILQADVVIENNGTKKEFRRKIEQCFKALKGTI, encoded by the coding sequence ATGCTAGATTTGTTGAAGATTTCTGTTACAGGGGACCCCTCTTCAGGGAAGACTGAGGCGTGCCAGGTTTTTGAAGATTTGGGGGCTTTTGTAATCAGTGCAGACAAAGTTTCTCATAGTTTCCTTGTTCCTTATACCTCAGTTGGTCAGCGTGTAGTTGATCTTTTGGGTCCAGAGATAATCATAGAGAACACTCTTAGTAGAAAGGCCATCGCTGACAAAGTCTTTGGTAACCGGGATTTATTGCTATCTCTAGAAAAGATTTTGCATCCAGAGGTATGCCGTGTTGTTGAGGAGAATTATGTACATGTAGCTCAGGAACAAAAATATTCCCTGTTTGTTGTGGAAGTTCCTCTGCTGTATGAGATTCAGTATGCGGATTGGTTTGATCGAGTTATTTTGATCTCTGCAGATATAGGTATACGTAAAGAACGTTTTGTTAAAAAAACTGAAGGCTCGGACGCCAGTTTCGATCTTCGTTGTGCACGGTTTTCTGCTTTAGAGGAAAAAATTCTGCAAGCAGATGTGGTCATAGAGAACAATGGAACGAAAAAAGAATTTCGTCGCAAAATAGAACAATGTTTTAAGGCTTTAAAGGGAACAATATGA
- the rho gene encoding transcription termination factor Rho: MKEESPAEVLQKVKEHKRREGPLSLEKEVNEDSAVAIEEKETAQPVAVTKIAKLQRMGINELNVLARQYGVKNVGSLTKSQVVFEIVKAKSERPDEFLIGEGVLEVLPDGFGFLRSPTYNYLPSAEDIYVSPAQIRRFDLKKGDTIVGTIRSPKEKEKYFALLKVDKINGSTPDKAKERVLFENLTPLHPNERLIMEMGKENLAERVLDLTAPIGKGQRGLIVAPPRSGKTVILQSIAHAIAVNNPDAELIVLLIDERPEEVTDMIRQVRGEVVASTFDEQPDRHIQVAEMVIEKARRLVEHGKDVVILLDSITRLARAYNTVQPHSGKILTGGVDASALHKPKRFFGAARNIEGGGSLTILATALIDTGSRMDEVIFEEFKGTGNMELVLDRHLSDRRIYPAIDLIKSGTRKEELLYHPGELEKVRLFRQAIAGLTAIDAMHLLLGRLKKTNSNTEFLLSLKD; this comes from the coding sequence ATGAAAGAAGAGAGTCCAGCCGAGGTCTTACAGAAGGTAAAGGAGCATAAAAGACGCGAGGGCCCTTTATCGTTGGAAAAGGAAGTAAATGAAGACAGTGCTGTTGCTATAGAAGAGAAAGAAACTGCGCAGCCGGTAGCTGTTACAAAGATTGCTAAACTACAGCGCATGGGTATTAATGAGCTGAATGTGTTAGCTCGGCAGTATGGAGTGAAGAATGTAGGTTCTCTGACGAAATCACAAGTAGTGTTCGAAATCGTTAAAGCTAAGTCCGAACGTCCTGATGAGTTTTTGATCGGAGAAGGGGTGTTAGAGGTTCTTCCAGATGGCTTCGGTTTTTTGCGGTCCCCTACCTACAACTACCTCCCGTCAGCAGAAGATATCTATGTTTCTCCAGCTCAGATTCGCCGTTTTGATTTAAAAAAGGGGGATACTATTGTCGGAACTATTCGATCTCCCAAGGAAAAGGAGAAGTATTTCGCGCTGTTAAAAGTAGATAAGATTAATGGCTCGACTCCTGATAAAGCAAAAGAACGGGTTTTATTTGAAAACTTAACTCCTCTTCATCCCAACGAACGTTTAATTATGGAGATGGGGAAAGAAAATTTGGCGGAGCGTGTGTTAGATTTAACAGCTCCAATAGGTAAAGGGCAAAGAGGGTTAATCGTTGCTCCACCTCGTTCTGGTAAAACAGTAATTTTACAAAGTATTGCCCATGCTATTGCAGTCAATAACCCTGATGCGGAGTTGATTGTATTGCTAATCGATGAACGCCCAGAGGAAGTTACAGACATGATTCGTCAGGTTCGCGGCGAAGTTGTTGCCTCGACTTTCGATGAGCAGCCAGATCGGCATATTCAAGTTGCTGAAATGGTGATAGAAAAAGCAAGACGTTTGGTTGAACATGGTAAGGATGTTGTCATTCTATTGGATTCGATCACACGTCTAGCTCGAGCATATAACACTGTACAACCTCATTCTGGGAAAATTCTCACAGGAGGGGTAGATGCCAGTGCGTTACATAAGCCTAAGCGTTTCTTTGGTGCTGCAAGAAACATCGAGGGAGGAGGATCTTTAACTATTTTAGCTACAGCGTTGATCGACACAGGGTCAAGGATGGATGAGGTGATCTTTGAGGAATTCAAAGGGACTGGGAACATGGAATTGGTTCTTGATCGCCATCTTTCTGATCGTAGAATTTATCCCGCTATCGATTTGATTAAGAGTGGAACACGAAAAGAAGAGTTGTTGTACCACCCAGGAGAACTCGAGAAAGTGCGATTGTTCCGACAAGCTATAGCTGGTTTGACTGCAATAGACGCTATGCATCTGCTTCTTGGTCGTTTGAAGAAGACAAATAGTAATACAGAATTTCTGTTGTCTTTGAAGGATTAG
- the glgC gene encoding glucose-1-phosphate adenylyltransferase: MTGKRTKEEQIHRQRSHFYRDNVGVIVLCGGEGKRLSPLTCWRCKPTVSFGGRYKLIDVPISHAIASGFSKIFVIGQYLTYTLQQHLFKTYFYHGVLQDQIHLLVPERRDGSQVWYQGTADAIRQNLLYLQDSRVEYFLILSGDQLYNMDFRSIVDYAVDSQADMVIAAQPVSDKDVSRFGVLKVDDGCKLVDFYEKPQSEEILKHFRLSNTAMRKFGLDPQHGNFLGSMGIYLFRKQCLFQLLLEETGDDFGKELIHRQMHRGRTVAYLYNGYWTDIGTIESYYEANMALTQRPSQNSRGFNCYDDRGMIYSKNNHLPGAIISDSRISNSLLCEGAMIESGQVSNSVIGVRGVIGQGSIFDRSIMMGSDSYGSNAFPLGVGKNCEIHKTIIDENCCIGNSVRLQNLQGHKEYDSPDGKLVVRDGIIIVPKGTQIPDNYVF; encoded by the coding sequence ATGACTGGTAAACGGACGAAAGAAGAGCAGATCCATCGACAACGGTCGCATTTCTATCGAGATAACGTAGGAGTTATTGTCTTATGCGGAGGAGAAGGCAAACGGCTATCCCCGTTAACTTGTTGGCGTTGTAAACCAACAGTCTCTTTCGGAGGGAGATACAAACTAATAGATGTGCCGATATCACATGCTATTGCTTCTGGGTTCTCAAAAATTTTTGTTATCGGTCAGTACCTTACTTATACTTTGCAACAACATCTGTTTAAGACTTATTTTTATCATGGAGTGCTTCAGGATCAAATTCATTTATTAGTCCCTGAGAGACGGGATGGTAGTCAGGTTTGGTATCAAGGGACAGCCGATGCAATTCGACAAAATCTTCTCTATCTACAAGATTCACGTGTGGAGTACTTTCTTATTTTATCTGGGGATCAACTATACAACATGGATTTTCGTTCGATAGTAGACTATGCAGTGGATTCTCAGGCAGATATGGTGATAGCTGCCCAACCTGTATCAGATAAAGATGTTTCAAGATTTGGAGTTCTCAAAGTAGACGACGGGTGCAAATTAGTTGATTTTTATGAAAAACCACAAAGTGAAGAAATTTTAAAACATTTTCGTCTTAGTAACACGGCGATGAGAAAGTTCGGCCTTGATCCTCAACACGGGAATTTTCTTGGATCTATGGGAATTTATCTTTTTCGAAAACAATGTCTTTTTCAATTGCTGCTTGAAGAGACTGGAGATGATTTTGGAAAAGAGTTGATTCATAGACAGATGCATCGAGGTAGGACTGTCGCATATTTGTACAATGGTTATTGGACGGATATTGGGACAATAGAATCGTATTATGAAGCAAATATGGCTTTGACTCAGCGCCCTTCGCAAAATTCCCGAGGATTTAACTGTTATGACGATAGGGGAATGATTTACAGTAAAAATAATCACCTACCAGGAGCTATTATTTCAGACTCTAGGATTTCGAATTCGCTCCTTTGTGAAGGGGCTATGATTGAGTCTGGACAAGTATCCAACAGTGTCATTGGTGTTCGTGGAGTAATAGGCCAAGGATCTATATTTGATCGCTCTATCATGATGGGGAGCGACTCTTATGGATCGAATGCATTTCCTTTAGGGGTTGGGAAGAATTGCGAAATTCATAAGACGATTATCGATGAAAATTGCTGTATAGGAAATAGTGTGCGGTTGCAGAATCTACAGGGACATAAGGAGTATGATTCGCCGGACGGGAAATTAGTTGTTCGAGACGGCATTATTATCGTTCCTAAGGGGACACAAATCCCAGATAATTACGTATTTTAG